A window from Salvia miltiorrhiza cultivar Shanhuang (shh) chromosome 2, IMPLAD_Smil_shh, whole genome shotgun sequence encodes these proteins:
- the LOC131008726 gene encoding photosystem I assembly factor PSA3, chloroplastic, translating to MAVVSPLQTNPQSSHIYSTICKPAPPSLLRLRHLYAARRSRRKPNGGVRAYMEDSNTLAGFANKVLGSLPVIGLFARIISDEGGVGGDIIDFAEFRRRVGNKCSVNDSRALFELQDRRGKAGDPLYVLLCCWLAAVGAGLLKSEDILEGVARLRISNDIEFEEENFIAMIKEAREKRARLNAPAPNIPMAVRAEKALEAIYVCCFGRDAIEEEDEELLCTILNAVFPAAGKQEIERIVREKAQRIADGTDEIKIPEPKPLPKEAVQLQMKDLEFLKQGSDTS from the exons atgGCAGTAGTCTCCCCCCTCCAAACAAACCCTCAATCCTCCCACATCTACTCCACCATCTGCAAACCCGCCCCTCCATCcctcctccgcctccgccaCCTCTACGCCGCTCGCCGCAGCCGCCGCAAGCCCAATGGCGGCGTCCGGGCTTACATGGAGGACTCCAACACCCTCGCCGGCTTCGCCAACAAAGTCCTCGGCTCCCTCCCGGTGATCGGCCTCTTCGCCAGAATCATCAGCGACGAGGGCGGCGTCGGCGGCGACATCATCGACTTCGCCGAGTTCCGGCGGAGAGTGGGCAACAAGTGCTCCGTCAATGACTCCAGGGCTCTCTTCGAGCTCCAAGATCGACGAGGCAAG GCTGGGGATCCTCTGTATGTGCTTCTATGCTGTTGGCTAGCTGCAGTTGGAGCTGGTCTGCTTAAATCTGAAGACATTTTGGAAGGAGTAGCAAGACTTAGGATTTCCAATGATATTGAATTCGAAGAGGAGAATTTCATTGCCATGATCAAAGAAGCAAGAGAG AAACGAGCGCGACTGAATGCTCCAGCACCCAATATTCCGATGGCAGTTCGGGCTGAGAAAGCTCTGGAAGCCATATATGTATGTTGTTTTGGGAGAGATGCtatagaagaagaagatgaggaatTGCTGTGTACAATCTTGAATGCTGTGTTCCCGGCCGCCGGAAAGCAAGAGATAGAGAGAATTGTGAGAGAGAAAGCACAGAGAATTGCAGATGGAACCGACGAAATCAAGATCCCAGAGCCTAAACCCTTGCCCAAAGAAGCTGTGCAGCTGCAAATGAAAGACCTCGAATTCCTCAAGCAAGGAAGCGACACATCGTAA